GCTCCAAAATTATAATCAGAGTCTGCTGTGCTGCGGAATGAATCAAACCGAGCAAAGGAGTCACGTTGCTGGGATGAACCATTATCATACTCAGAGTCTCTGGTGCTGCGCATGGAATCAAATCTTGAAAATTCACGACTACCGAAGAGGCCGCCATCTTGCATGTTGAATGAATCATATCTGGAAAGGCTGTTCAAGTGATCTTCAGAGAATTCATTAGATCTTCGAGGTGAGTTGGTAGAGCTAAACATAGGTGTGCCTGGAACCGAGTCCGCAAAGGAAAATGGACTCTTTTTCTGGAACATATTGTCAGCAACTGGCGAGCCACCTGCGTTATAGGCCGGTGTGCTGGGAACAGAATCAAAGAAGGGACTTGGTCTAGAAAACAAGCTGTCCCCCTGTGGGAATCCAGAGATGTTACTTGGTGTGCTTGGAACAGAATCAAAGAATGGGCTTTGCTTTGGGAACTGGTTCTCTGAGTAACTAAACCCAGTATTATTACTAGGGGTGCTAGGAACAGAATCAAAAAATGGGGCTTGCTTAGGGAGCGAGTTGCTGGAATTTGTAGATCCCGTTTTTATGGGCCTCAGGCCCCAGTCGTCATCGTCAAATAGAGCAGTTTCCTTGTGCTTCTCATCACGAGATTCCTGCAAAACCACAGACAAGAAGCAAATATGAAGCACTCCTTCCACTGAGCCAATGAGAAACAAATTAATCCAATCATATCACAGATGAGTAGATAATTGCCTAGACCAAGATGCACCAGAAGATGCAGTGACCCCAAGATGCACCAGAAGATGCAATGACCCCCCACcccctcaaaaaaaaaaattcaggcAAAGAGACACTTCGGAAAAGGTTATAGGTCAAAGAGCCATAAATGTTGGACCCTGACAATTCTTTTCCTATAGCATAGTAATCGAAAAAGTGAATAAATGAACATGTAATGTATCCATTTGCCTCttcttcctcctttttttttttttttttgtaactaaAATGAAGATGTATCCATTTACCTTAGCAGCAGAATTGATGTTCCATGCAGCATCTGCATCAAGGTCTGTATCAAATGTACCCCAACCAGATTCATCAAAACTTTTGTCCCCAGAGAACGCCGATTCAGCTCCCCAGTGTTCACTGCACTAGTAATACAGAAGTTCAGATTTCTAGAAACTTTAACGCTTGAGAGAAACTGAATTCATCAaagaataaaattgaataacaGAAAATATCTTTCATTATTTGGAGGGCATAACACCACTGTATATTAACACCAAAAAAGGACGAAAACAACCACATTACCTTTGGGCAGCATGGGGAGAACCATCAAAAGTACCATCCTTCCTATTCAGTGATTCTTCAAATTCCTTTGATGGACTCTCAACTGCATTACTCCCGGTTGGACTATTAATTGAACTTCTTGCTGTATGGGTAGTCTCCACATCACTCATCACTCTGGTTTTTACAGGGCTTGGCAACTTCTCTGACTTTGCATCAGTGCCAGCATCATCAGATGATTTTCCAGTATCATGGTCATTCAGCGAAGATGCTTTCTCCCGAACCAGTGAAGATTTTGGTTTAGGAGGGGCAATGACATTTTGTACGTCAAGATTGAGCTCTTTCACAAATGTGAATTCTGCGGAGGACAATTATTCAACAATGCAATgagttaaaatttattaaaaacttgaaaaaagtTAATAATAGAATTAAGTTTAGGGAGGAGAAAAAGTTGATTCAGTCATCTACTCATCTCTGAAGGCACTATGAAGGTTAAGTTTTTCATCTAAAAATGACAGAAGTGATCAGGTGGTCTCTGGAGGAACTTTGATCGTACAAAGTAGCTGTACTGGAAGGTGGGGCTGGATCACCTCCTTTCAGGGAGATATCCATCTTTTGATTAAATATATATCTTACAACATACCTTCATCGTCAAATTTATCCCACTCTCCATCCCAGTCTGCTGCCCCCTCTTGGATGCCAGGTTGCCAACCTTTGATATTATTACTAATATGTCAGAAACATCAAAAAAGTAAAGCAATTAAAAACCAGACAGCTTAGGTAAGAAATACAAGAGTCATCAAAATGGCATGCTATCCCCTTTTTTTCACCGACGTCCTGACCAATAGATGAACACACACATCTCTTGAACATCAGAATTAGTCCCAACTCATGATCCAGATACAcaagatataaatataaaggaATAGGTCTCAActctcattaaaaaaattataatacgCAAATACTCCTCTTTAGTATACGTGCCACAGATTACATCCTCATATGATCAATTGGTGCTATTTTATCTATATAAACAACAAGATTAGAAAACTACAGAACTGGAACAGATCCTAATGCAGCCAGCAAGATACCCCTACTTAAGTACTACACTGAACTCAGGTGCCAAAAGGAAGGCCAACACTAACAAACATAAATGACactttaaagaagaaaaaaaaacagcccagtagaacaaaaaaattgtcGTTAATATGGGGTCAACTCAGAACCAAAAATAACAGGAAATGCTAGAAATAAATTTACACCAATGCTTTTGATCTGGATTTTATGATATCAAGGATAAAGTACAGACAAATAACAATGAAAGCACATATAATtgcaaaacaacaaaaatacaagCGCCAATACCAAATGGAAGCTCAAGCAGAGTAGTTGGTTTGGCCCGTAGCCCATAAGTCTTGCAGCGTTCATTCAAAGTTTTCACTAGCCCCTCGAGGTCGCCCTGAATCTGATTAGCACGGTCCTACAAAAACCAGACTGGATTTAGATAAATTCTAGATATCTTCAGCGAATCTAATAGTGGAAAAAACATACTACCTGGATACCATCGGTTTTACCATCTTGATCCATTTTGACAATTGTTCTATACAGctccatttttttttcctgCAAAGGTTTCAGCAGAATACTATCACAACAAAAGCTCTACTAGATTTACAACATTTATTAGACGCTAGTAGAACACAAGAGTTAGTATCAGTGCAGTGGGCTAGAAAGAGCCACAGTAGTACTTGAATATCCCGAAACGTGGCCTCCTCAATTGTCAATTTAGAAGCAACATCTCCAGCCTGCTTGTAtttctcttcatattttttagcCAGTAATTCGACCTGTAAAATTGTCAATTTTATTACACCACAAAATCATTGGACATATTAAAATCTGttatgctaaaataagttttaccTCTCTTTTATCAGCAGAAGTTCTTGCACTTATCTCATTTAGTCTATTATCGCATCGGCTTTTGTATAGAATCTGGTGAAAAAGACCAACACAAAATGACAGTTTTAGTGATGTGCTTCCACTTCAGATATCCATTACTGAACATGCCAGCAAGGAAACCCACCAATCAGTTACTGAACGGAAATTCACAGCTTCAAGAAGAACAACTCTAGACCAAGGCTATGAATGAATTACGACATGATACCCTAgagcatataaatatataatcacTAATTACTCAGAACTCAGTAGGCCACAGGACAAAATCTGTTAAGTCACGCCACCTGAATGACATGGAACAACATCAAGCTGTTGTATGAAAATGAATGATAAAAGATCCACATGGTAAGTGAATTTCAGactcaaaattcaagaatagtTAAGGAGAGAAGTAGAAATAGTGGTGTTAGAGTCCTACATCAGTGTAGGATGTGGTAATTTGTTTCCTTAAATGGTCTTGGTCAATCCTCATCTTATAAGTTAGCATTTGGGATTGAGTTATTCCCTAAGTCCATTTCttatcatggtatcagagtcaCATTCATCCTAATTCTTGGTTTACCCTATGATACACCCTCATGTTATTATATTATCCATGCTCCAAATGTTCAGATCTGCGTGTTAGGGGAGTATTAAGAGTCCCACATCAGCATGGGATGTAGTGATTTGTTTCCTTGAAGTTTTTGGCAATCCTCAcctcatgagctagcttttgggatTGAGTTAGGCCCTATGTTCATTTCTTATCAAACTGTGACCTGCACTCTTAATCCAAGATCTCGCTGCATCTTATGGGTCATAATTCTATATTTGGCCAGATCTAGTCTAGTCACATTTGACCCAGCTTCTCTTGCTGTTTCCATTTTTCTTTGCAAAATTCATCTCAATCTAGCACTAGACAATGGGGAAAGGGCCCGCTCATCACCCACAACTATTAAGTATTTGAAGGTTCCTGTTGCTAGAACAGCATGCCATTACATTTCACCAGTGAAaagttcaaagaaaaaaaagtaacagATGCTGCCAGTCCATCCATCGTTCTGCTGTCCGCTAGTCTGATGCTATGCTTCTGAGTTATGTGCCAAATCACTTCTTACTTGGATACTTTGTCTCTGCCTCTCCCCCTCTTTTAAGACTgcattttctaattttttgtttatttttcgtttaaatgtatatgtattgtgtttGAACTTCATCACACTTTCCTTGGGTTCACCATGAATTAGTTAATTCATTCGCATAAAAAGAGTATGTAAAGTTATTTTCCATGCACTTTCAAATTCATTTCCTAACCTCAACTTCTGTTTCGTGTTCAATAAGTGATTCACTGATTGAGCATTTGGACTCGCATATCTTAACTTGAGAAGTATGAAAGTTCTAACACATCTTTAAAATgaagtaaattaataaaaatacgAGGGAGCATTACAATCACTACAGTTCCAATGCTTAGCAACACTATACACCCAGTAAACACAACGATCTCCATCTATTGGATGATATTGCTCTCCTCgcaaaaatgaggaaaatgcAAACTCAGAACATGCAATCCCAGCTTTAAAGTACTATAAATGCTAGACGCTTAAGCACTAAAAGACCTCATACCATCATAGAACTGTAGAAGAAATGTGTAAAGTATACCTAGTTTTCTCCGTCTCAATGTTGACTATAATATACCCAACAAAAATATGGTTAGACAGacttatgaaatattttatcacataaGTAGACCATATCAAACCACGTATGGGATTCCGACACATGATGATCATTTCAGCCACTGAAATTTCGGTCCATTTTATTCCCTCCTTTTCCCTCTACTTCTCCCCCTCCTAACAAttcctttttttccctttttgcgCAGAACAAGTATCAAGAACCTTATTCAAAAAGCATCGTTAAATTAATCGATAAAATTATGCAAGAGCAGCAAGGCCAATGCTAACACAAGtctataaaaataattgctGCTGGTTATGAATCAGGCATAGATGCCACTATCAATCAATATAACAAAACTTTACCTTAAAAATTTCACAAACAACTAGCCTAGTAACGTGTACTTGATTTTTGAAGACGATGCCATAACACAATGCGGAAAAACATATTGACATGAAAAACAGAACAGTAAAAAGCTCCAACTCTCAGATCGTGTTTTGTTCACATCCTAAGAACAATGCACAAGAGAGACACGGGTACAAGCACTGATCTGTGTTTGAGCTAAGTTTAGCGCAAACTTTACCAAGAACCCTAGCTGACATGCAAAGTCATCAAACGATAGGAACCGAATTATTGCTAGAACAGACAAAAATTGGTTGCTATGTAGCTTCTTGTCTGTCACTTATTTAGGTCAGTAATGAGATAACAAGTTACACAAACTGAACACAATCTGTAGTACATAAGCAGGAAATTCAACCATGGGAAAAACACCTAATCTATCCCCCAAAGGCATGGAGTAGAGGGCCTAATTTCAGGATTTATATTCCAGGTTCAAGACATTGAGAGATATCTAAATAAAACGAGAGGACTTTAGGTATGTAATGATCAAAATACTCACTACTTCCTGCATCTTTGCATGGTAGAACTGATTCTTTTCTTTGGCCTCTAAAATTTCCTTCTCCAGTTCCATGACCTGTGATTGGCATTATAGCATATCAGATAGAAGGAATATATGTCAATTATTAATGGCTTTTACAAGTACTCACCAATAAATCAAGCTTtaactgaaaaataaaattggaatCTAAGCATCAAGTTTAATCAACTTCTTATAAGTCAAAAATGAAGATCATCATTAATCCTTAATAGCAGAGAAGACAATAACTGGTCAAGATTATAACCAATGTCTTCATAGCATCAAGTAGATTTGCAATTCCACAAAGTCCAGATATCATGAGCATGTGAGAAGTATCTAAAAAGTTCTGCTTATGAAATTATCATGGACCATACACCATGCCAGTagcatatatatttttcacaaTCTGAAGCAAGTATAAATGCTTTGCTCAGCAAAGTCACAGTGTTGCTCCACCAATAAACAATCTTTCTATTCTTAAGTTTCTAATCAGAATTACTCAATGGCCTTCTGATACATCAGATGcaaaaagaaaaggtaaataCAAACAAATGTCGAAACAAAAGAATGGAAGACACCAGACAATCTCTTGGAAGATTTACCCAAATATGATGTTCATATGTGAATCATGTCCGCTATATATTTATTGCAAGGCAAAAGCTACATCATACCACATCTGTGTACATTACAGATTATACATGTCAATAAGTAGACATTTGATACAAGATTCGACAAAATGACCACGACTCTATTTCCTATTGAAAAACATCCATCCTAAATACTGTTTCTCTCACTGGTTCTATTCACTATTCAGGCAGTATTTTTgggaaagaagagaagaaagtgGGTTTCAGACAAGTAAAGGCGAGCGGAGAAAACAtttgaaagatttttttaaaactggTAACTGAATTTGAAAGAACATTTATAGTCGACCTTCTTTTCTGCATCAGTAGCTTCCTGGAATTTCATGTTCAATGAATCCTGTTCCTCTGTGCTAAGTTGGTCAATCAGATGCTTCTCCAATACTGGAACTTTAGGTTTCTCTTTACTAGGCTGCACAGCTTCATCGGGCTGGGGAATGGGTACTGGACGTGGAGGCCTCCTTGGAGCACCAAAAGCAGCTTGTCGTGCAACATTTGGCCCCTGTGTTTGCTGGAAACCTGAGGGAGCAAGAAATGATGAGACTAACACATCAGTGAAAAGTTGGAAGTCGCAAGTGAGATTCTTGATATAGATACTGCATAAGAAATACCGAAGGCCTTGGTGATTGACATATTAGTTAGCTCGCTCTTTTAATGCCTTTAAATTGTAATATCATTTTTTCACCATGCAAAAGGAATCTGAAAATACTATTTAAGGTTTACCTTCCTTCTCAAATTCAATAACATAGAGATTGATCTGAAATTCTTACCTCACTTAAAGAATATGGccaatttctatttttaaaaaaatcatctacCACATTCACTTACTGCTTTCTCTTTAGATATTCATCTACTATGTTCTCTTTAACAAATGACAGAGCATTTCTCTAGTACAAACAAAATTGTCACCATAAACTTTTTGCTTGATTTCATCCACATGATATAGTACACTAACAGCAAACACGAATACATGTTTGCTCATCATGTACTTAAATAAGTTGATATGAACAAAAAATGTAAGGAATATAAAATCTCATAATGTGCTCATCATGTGCTCAATGGAAGGTTTATATTAACAAAATGTAAaattcaaaatcacaaaaatacTATTTCTTTCATAAGTTTAAACCACATTAGATCAAAGAAGAGAGTTTATTAGTCAAacacccccaaaaaaaaattagcattcCATATCGGGTACTTGTACCATTTAGGATCAATATtgttaataaaaaatgaaaacatagAATTATCTTGCTCCTACAAACTCTAAGACTATGGCAACTCCTAATTGCACCAAAATCTCTTCAAATCCTCCTTCCTTTGGTGAACTTCTATccttttagaaaatatatgcaCGCATTAGGTGTGTGTATTAATAGTACCTTGTTTGGCAAATTTTTTCATGCcatgtataactaatgcaagcattagttATACACTCTATTGTGTATTAAGTTGTATATTACTAATACCAAGGAATtctaggtattagtaatacacaacATTTTAACACTTGCATTAgattaaataattacaaaactactcattttctttgttgtcataagtttctgtttttattttaatttgcttTTCGGTGTCTTCTAATTTTTTGGTGTCTTAATAGGCTTAATTACctctaaagtatttttttataaaaaaaatgtaattgcaatataattaatcaaaaaatttacTATTGTGacaataaatttgattaaaaaaattatttatcaacttttcacaaaaatatttgacGCAATAGTACAACtatctaatattatttttggggaaaaaaaaaagaaagaagaagagttaatgatattttagaaaattattttttgtgatgTTTTAGCAAAGAACTTTATTGCAAAGGGaatgtacaaataaataaagtgtgAAGGGTATAtctataaacatatatttttaatagaaattatgcaagatttgttatttctaatagatcaaaccaaacaatgtaTAAGAAATAATGCTTACATAACTAAAGCAAGCACTACTAATGCAAACATTACTAATGCACTCTATTTTGCATTATTCTTATACACACCACCAAATGACCCCTAATTGTGTTAATTAATTAGCATAGTTTAGGAAACATTATCATTCCATTTCCTAACGTAATTATAGgaatttaatatttcattttattgcAATTCATCGTCTTTCCGTAATTAGTTAGCAGTCACTTGTACAAATACTTCTTTTCATGGGATATAAAGATATACTCCATCTGTCATTTTATGTGGCaccctttcctttttagtccgtcccaaaaagaatgtcaccTTACgataattagaaacaatttaactttaaaattccCCTTTTACCGTTAATGAAATGTTTGTCAGCCACATAACGTAATCATATTGATGATGCAATTCCCTTTGAACAATTGATCGAATAGAAAAAATTCTATGATTTTCTGGCTGGTTTGAACTAAGAGTACAATTATATCAGGGCAAGGTTCCTTCTCTTGAGGATGCATACACATATATTTGACTCCTATGTACAACAGGAAAAGAGCTGATGAGGTATCATTTTGTATCAGGCTCCAATTGAAAAGTCGGGGTTAACAGTCTCTCATGAACAACCAAAGGCAATCACTGTCGTGCTAGATTTTAATAGCACCTTCATATATATTATGCCTATGATGCATGCTCCAGTTAGGAGCTTCCCTAATACTACAACAATATTCTAAGAAGAGAGGTCCTTAATTCATCTTCATTCCTGAATCATGGGAACTGCAACTGCAGCATCCTAGATCATCAATTTCCACTGCTTGTTATCCATTTTCCTACCATGGTTTATCCATTTTACTAGGGGGTCTTACGGATagagggtgtgtttggtatgacggaaaatgttattttggaaaataagtaattttcttatttaatatctAGTGTTTGGTATATAAGCTAAAAATATTGTTCCAAAAACATTTGTACCTAGTCTAGACAAACACTATAGGTGTTGTAGGTAGGAGGTAGGGGTGTGGGGGTGGGGAGGGTGGGTGGGAGGGTGGGCTGGAGTGGGCTGGAGGATGGGGAAGAGATAATCTATGTGTAATGCCATTTGTGGAAATTGTTTTCCTTAGTTCcattaggaaagtcattttcctcatttttaaaGAACTTATTTTCCAAAAGAAAATGTtcccaaacatgagaaaattgaaaacattttttatccGTGTTTTCATAATCACTTATCCAAATTCCACCCATTTTTAATTGGGCAAGTTGGACAGGATACTTGCATTTTTTATCCATTTTTCCAGAACTAGATGAGGCCTAAAACTAATGGtagagaaaaaagataaatataactACACTGCCACAAAACTGAGAACAAACTCCCTATTCAATCAGGATTCTTAGTTAATGAATAAATCTTGCATATGCATGTGTACATGATTGGCTCACAAGCCATGTCCAAGGCATGTATGTGCATAGTATAAAAAGGGTGAAACATACCCGGTGTCTCTCTCCAAGCTGTCGCACCATGAGATCCTGTAGGCTGGCCAGAAGCAGGCAACGGTGACTCGTCAAAGATAAGATTAGCTGGAAGGACTGAAGGGAGAGAGCGACCTTCCCTGTGTCGCTCCATCAGGTAGAGTGCAATGCAGAATTCCCTCAAAGAAAGCATGCTGTCATTATCTTGATCTGATAAATCCCACACCTGTTTTAAGACCTCTGGGAAACCAAAAACAAACTGCATTGATGTCTCATAGGACCAAATAAATACCAGCTTGACTTTAAGATAGAAAACAAGATAATCTAAGATAATTATAGGGAAGATTCTCAAAAGAGTAAGAGATATGCTATCACCCTCTTAAGTCAGTTGTACAAACAATGTCTCAAAGCACCAATTGACCAAGAGCTTAGCATTATGACAAAGCagatacaatgcttcaaatcaATTGTAGCCACAATTCTCAGAGAAGTGAGAATGATATTCTCTACCACTACTCTATTCTCTTTCTTTGTCGATACTGTATGCTCTATGACTACTATTAACCATCATTGTCGGTATTTGTTATCAAGCTGTTGAATGAAAACTGTTGTCTTTAGAAGCCTAAAGTCATAACTCTAGCTATGACACGTCTCTGTTCAAAGAAGAAATGTGGTTGGTGAATTCCATAATGTGCCCGTTTATCTTAttatcataaattatatttaatatgtgTTTTTTATGGTAATAGAAGTAATTATGGTAGTTGCAGTAAGCTTCAGATTGTTAGTCACTTGAATTGCATACAAGGTCCAAATCTGTAGTAACTTAAGATCAAGGTTCTTTATCAAGGTTGTTATCCTCAAGCCCCGTGTTTATTCGCAATTATTTGCAGCTTATTTTCAAATCACCCACAGTAAGGTGCTCAACCGTGTGAATTACGCCAGGTTGTCTATAAAATACACCAGTGATAAGTCAACAACTTGTTAGTTGCTTCAAACTTATAACAAGTAACTATGCAGTGTCTACAGAACCAACTCTATATACAAAGTAAAacaattgttttcttttattctagaaaaatatgattagGAACTCTTCCCCGTGTCCAATATGTAAAATCTGATCAGAGTACTACTATTATGATCTTAAAATTCTTTATAGCAAGCCAACTTCTTGCAAAACCATTTTGCAGATGACAACAGACTCAATCCCTCAGAGAAGACATGTCCTATAAGAGGACATTACATTTACCACAGTAGAACGTCTTTTTACTACTCTTTAAACATAATGGGGAATCTATATTATAATAGtacattatatatatgcatTCTAGACAAAGGCATGCATGATTCTCCACAAATAACATCAAAAAACATCCATGCTACCTCAAATCCCATAGGTGATTCTCTCGTATACACAAAAGTATTTTCAACCCCTTAAAAAGTGTTCCTACACTCTTCAAGTACATAAACGTTTTTTCTATAAGAACTATTCATGTACGTTATTTCAACTAATAAAGTGTTAAGTATACATAATTTCGATCTTATCACAAGTATAATAGTGAGTAATCCTCTTCATTATGATTTATGAGTATCAAGATTTGTTGAGATCCAGTTGTGTGAAGTGTTGATCATTGGTTGTAAAAAGTTTCACGTATATTTGAATATCGCCATTCATAGAGCGTAACTATGATCAACTAAATATCCTAATTTGCATGAGGTTGGCTGCCTACATCACACCCCTTAGGGGGTATATCTCTTCCTCGTATCCTGCATGAACGTGCGATGCTTAGTGCACGGGGTTGCCCCTTTTTTTAAATAGTGATGTTTTTTGGCATAAGATCACTTCTAATAGAAGTAAGTTGCCAGTGTTAGAATTTTTGAATTAGAATACTAAAAGCTAGGGGATGTCCAATATtttctataacaaaaataaagaattatgaTTAACTGACAACATAGTTGGTTTAAGTTATTCAATAAGACAATAAAAAGTTCACAGGGAGTGTCCAGTACTTTAGGAGATaactgaaatatatatatatagactctCACAACAcagatatagatatatatcaTCTTCTCTTATTTTCTCACATAGTAATACCTCTACGATTTTGGCAGACTTAAGTGACTGCACGAACAAGCGAGGCAACCATGTGTTGTGGCCCCTGCCAAAGGTTTCTCTGTTTTTACAATTTATTTCTCCTTTCGGTGACCGTTCTAGTGGCACCAATCTCACATTCAATGGTCAACCAAGTGACAAGAAGCCTAATTGCATTAAACGTTGAGACTGCAATGCGGGGGTCTATGGAACAGCCTCTCTGCCTTCCAACATAGGGGTAAGGTCtacgtacactctaccctccccaaaCCCCGCTCatgggattacactgggtatgttgttgttgttgagacTGCAACATGCCTATTTTTGGTGATTGCCAACACATTCACAAAATGAGTGCCGTAGAGATGTGGATGTTAAAATGGATGTACGATCATGCAAGATTAGATGAGATTAAAAGTGCATTTCTAGAAGGCGCAATTAGTACACATTCAGAAGGTGCAAGTAGTATACATTCAGGACGAAAAGAGAGAAGATCACTTGAGATGGTTTGGTCATACCATGCACCGACCTTCGGATAGACCGGTTGGTAGGTGTGAAATTATGGTAAATGAAGATGTTAAAAGGAGGATAAGTTAGACCTAAAGTCACATGAAAGAAAGTGTCTCCCAGAACCTACATTTTCTTAGAATCCAAGCAGACTATTGGAAGTGTTTACAAAATTATAGCAAAGGTTTTGCCAGAAAGATTGAAGAAGTTATGGGCAAATCACAGATGCATCTCTGATTGTAAATAAAGTATGGCAGTTAAAACAAGGGGGTACTGGTATATTATGCAAATTGGATGTAGAGAAAGCTTTTGACCAATTGAACTAGTCCTATCTCATTTCCATACACAGACAAATGGGTCTTGGTCATAGATGGATTAAATGGATCAAGTTCAATATTTTCAACTGCGAAATATACCATTCTCATCAATAGAAGTCCAAATGATTTTTCCTCACCTCAAAGAAGATTAAGGCAGGGAGATCCACTCTCTCCTTTGCTCTTTATTTTAGCGGTGGAGGGATTGAGCAGAATGCCAGACAAGGCCAAGCATATGCAATGGATAAGTGGTTCCAGTGAACATCTCTCAACTGCTTTATGCAATTGACACTCTGATTTCCTGTGGGGCAGACAGGAATCAAGTGCTTTTTTTGAATCTAGCTCTGTTTATTTTGAAGCTCTATCAGGTCTTCACATTAACATGTTCAAAAGAGTTATCTATCCTATTAATGTGGTGAACAATATGGAGCAACTAACGAGATCCTAGGCTGCAGTATTGGATCTTTCCACCACCTACCAAGGCCTCCCACTTGAGGATAAACCTAAATCATCATCCACATGGGGTGGAGTGTTAGAAGAGTTTGAGAAGAAGCTTACATCTTGGCAAATGCAATATCTCTCAATGGATAGTAAATTAACCTTAATAATCAGTGTGCTTGGCAGCATTCCAACCAACTCCATGTCAGTATTTCCCCAGTCAAGCAAGACTTTGGATCAACCGGATCAAATCAAGAGGAACTTCTTGCACTGAGCACAAATTCCATTTAGTCAAATGGGATAAGATGATACTGCTAAAGTACCAAGGTGGCTGGGCATCAAGGATCAAGCCAAGCACAATAGATATCTTCTAACGAAATGGTTGTGGAGATATACACAAGAGGA
This window of the Solanum pennellii chromosome 2, SPENNV200 genome carries:
- the LOC107011599 gene encoding epidermal growth factor receptor substrate 15-like 1; this encodes MAAQNQSPNMDQFDAYFRRADLDQDGRISGPEAVAFLKGSNLPQPVLAQIWTYADQSRTGYLSRQEFYNALKLVTVAQKRELTPEIVKAALFTPASAKIPAPQINLAVIPGPQPTNKVGSTVPPVGGATPTATHTSGVRGQQGLPAQQSYVGPPRSSNPSPGFQSQPNVSGQGMLVGSTIAASRPPSSTDLFAGQNGRSQAGANSQAPNSSGSSRSQDAFGLAVSTPSAQKTQQATMSSVQPDLSKSNNATLSHGNLLDAKVPKAVSVAGNGFPSDSLFGDVFSVASVQPNQSSTPTISSASSLAVSATDRASTGAQPPVKANSVNLQTTLPQQPVHQHQQAHLTVRPNQQVPVQSSAGNPSAGRNSLPGQPQLPWPRITQSDYQKYSKVFMAVDTDRDGKITGAEARSLFLSWKLPREVLKQVWDLSDQDNDSMLSLREFCIALYLMERHREGRSLPSVLPANLIFDESPLPASGQPTGSHGATAWRETPGFQQTQGPNVARQAAFGAPRRPPRPVPIPQPDEAVQPSKEKPKVPVLEKHLIDQLSTEEQDSLNMKFQEATDAEKKVMELEKEILEAKEKNQFYHAKMQEVILYKSRCDNRLNEISARTSADKREVELLAKKYEEKYKQAGDVASKLTIEEATFRDIQEKKMELYRTIVKMDQDGKTDGIQDRANQIQGDLEGLVKTLNERCKTYGLRAKPTTLLELPFGWQPGIQEGAADWDGEWDKFDDEEFTFVKELNLDVQNVIAPPKPKSSLVREKASSLNDHDTGKSSDDAGTDAKSEKLPSPVKTRVMSDVETTHTARSSINSPTGSNAVESPSKEFEESLNRKDGTFDGSPHAAQSEHWGAESAFSGDKSFDESGWGTFDTDLDADAAWNINSAAKESRDEKHKETALFDDDDWGLRPIKTGSTNSSNSLPKQAPFFDSVPSTPSNNTGFSYSENQFPKQSPFFDSVPSTPSNISGFPQGDSLFSRPSPFFDSVPSTPAYNAGGSPVADNMFQKKSPFSFADSVPGTPMFSSTNSPRRSNEFSEDHLNSLSRYDSFNMQDGGLFGSREFSRFDSMRSTRDSEYDNGSSQQRDSFARFDSFRSTADSDYNFGAFPARESLSRFDSIRSSRDSNYGHGFPSFDDADPFGSHDPFKTSAENQTPKRDSDNWKAF